Genomic DNA from Candidatus Hydrogenedentota bacterium:
ATTGGCTTCAAGAAGACGTTCTTCAGCAAGAATGGCGTTTTGTTTGGGCAGTGCCTCTAGTCACCTTGGTGGCGGTATGTCTTTTTTCATGGCTGCCGCGAGCTGCGCCGGGGCGTTGGATAATCGCAATTCTTGTCGTCATGGAGATTCTCCTCTGGAGCAGTCAAATTTTACCTGCTTATGTCTCAAAGCGTGTTACTCTGAAAATGGATACGAGCACTTTTACTGAACACAGGGATATTTCAACCCTGAACCGACGTAATGCCACTGTTCGCCCTAACTGGAACATGTTTACGCTTGATTTTACGATGGCCGGTTACAATCCACTTTATGTCGGGAAGACTAGAGAAACGCTTTGCCGACTAGGCTATGAAAATTTCTATCGTGGTTACCTAAATATTGTAGACGTTACTGCCGAGAACCAACGTGGGAACCTCTTCATGAAACGCTCCTTCTGGCTTGCACGGCAATGGGTTGCTGGAATCTTGCCAGACAAAAGACTTTTATTCCCAGCGGCCACAACGGTATTTTTGAATGATATGACTGCCGATAAAGAAGAGTTGTCCGTTCCGGAAGTCTCTCGTACATCACTAAAAGAAAGTGCTGTTTCCGATGAAGTGGAACGCATCGATCTGGGCGTTCCGGATCCGACCAAAGCGAATAGTCGCTCGGCGAAGATAGAATTGCGTTTGGCATCATTTGAGCAGAACTTCAAGCACAGCACCTTGTGTATTTCTTATCAAGGAACGGGCGTTGTGGAGTTTACCCCTCGATGCCGCGATGAATTGGGCCGTAGCTACTCGTTAAAACGCAGTCGTACCATTCATACCCACGGTGCAGAACGAACCCTCGAAATACCGCTTCCTGACTGCGGTACGAATACGGTTACGCTGATTTATCCCAGTGCGTCCGCATCAAAAATTCAATTTACCGGGGCATATGTGTTAAAAGACACGTTAGATGAAAATCAACATATTGAAATCGAAAAATATACGGCCAATACCGTATCTGTTAAGTTAAAAGATCTTCCAGAGCCGCGTGTTTTGACATTTTTGGATTCTTGGTATTCCGGGTGGCGTGCTTGGATTGACGGAGAGGAAGTAAATATTTTAAAAGCAAATGACGCTTTCAAAGCCGTCGTTGTTCCTGCCGGTACGCATACCGTAGCCTTTACATTCCAACCCATGTCTTTCTATATCGGACTCATTACATCGCTCGTCTTTTTTGGGGCACTCTTTATCGTGTTGATCGGTATCGTGATTGTAAGTTGTAAAAAAAAGATATCTTTCTGCATCAGAAAGAGAGCAAAAAAACAAACCATTCAGGATGGAACACTCTTTGAACAAGTAGAGCTTCATAGCGGACAACACATCATGAAAGTAAAGAAAATTGTTTTGCTTTTGTTTGTTCTGCTAGTTATTGGAATAACTCTTCTTGCGGGGGCAATAGTGACTAAAAAGTCCCCATGTAGGCTGTTCAGCCGTTCTAAAGAGAATAGGGAGGAAATAGTTTTAAATAAACCTATTGAGGTATCGTCTATCACGACTTTGCAGAATATCGGATTGCAGCCGGACTTGCCGTTGAATGGTGATTATTTATTAACGAGAGATATAGATGCTTTCGAAACGGTCACATGGTATGGAGGTTCGGGCTTTAAACCTATAGGCACTCTTGAAAAGCCCTTCGTCGGAAGCTTAGACGGGCAAGGGCATTGTATCCACAACTTGTTTATTAATCTGCCTGATACTGACAATGTCGGACTTTTTGGTGTTGTCGCTGAAAACGCTAGCATAACAGAAATACATTTGGTTGATGCTCAGGTAACCGGGTATTTTAATGTTGGGAGTTTAATTGGCAATAATTGCGGTTCCGTGTCGAAATGCAGCGGCTCCGGGTATATTGTAGGGGAGGCTTATCTCGGTGGGTTACTGGGAGCCAATGCCGGAGAGGTAACGCGATGTTATGCCGTGACCGCGGTCGCGGGAGATTCTAGGCTGGGTGCCTTAGCGGGATTGAACACAGGTAGTATTGAAGAGTGTTATGGTGGGGGAAAAATATTGGGTAAAGCCTACTGCGGCGGTCTTATCGGTCGCAATCAAAGAGGGAGTGTAACATCGTCTTTTTGGGATATTGCCGGCACAGGCTTAAAACTTTCAGAAGGTGGGATCGGCCATGAAACGTCCGTGATGATGACGAAGCGCCCCTATGTGGAATCCGGCTGGGATTTTACAAATACTTGGGAGATAGA
This window encodes:
- a CDS encoding YfhO family protein; the encoded protein is WLQEDVLQQEWRFVWAVPLVTLVAVCLFSWLPRAAPGRWIIAILVVMEILLWSSQILPAYVSKRVTLKMDTSTFTEHRDISTLNRRNATVRPNWNMFTLDFTMAGYNPLYVGKTRETLCRLGYENFYRGYLNIVDVTAENQRGNLFMKRSFWLARQWVAGILPDKRLLFPAATTVFLNDMTADKEELSVPEVSRTSLKESAVSDEVERIDLGVPDPTKANSRSAKIELRLASFEQNFKHSTLCISYQGTGVVEFTPRCRDELGRSYSLKRSRTIHTHGAERTLEIPLPDCGTNTVTLIYPSASASKIQFTGAYVLKDTLDENQHIEIEKYTANTVSVKLKDLPEPRVLTFLDSWYSGWRAWIDGEEVNILKANDAFKAVVVPAGTHTVAFTFQPMSFYIGLITSLVFFGALFIVLIGIVIVSCKKKISFCIRKRAKKQTIQDGTLFEQVELHSGQHIMKVKKIVLLLFVLLVIGITLLAGAIVTKKSPCRLFSRSKENREEIVLNKPIEVSSITTLQNIGLQPDLPLNGDYLLTRDIDAFETVTWYGGSGFKPIGTLEKPFVGSLDGQGHCIHNLFINLPDTDNVGLFGVVAENASITEIHLVDAQVTGYFNVGSLIGNNCGSVSKCSGSGYIVGEAYLGGLLGANAGEVTRCYAVTAVAGDSRLGALAGLNTGSIEECYGGGKILGKAYCGGLIGRNQRGSVTSSFWDIAGTGLKLSEGGIGHETSVMMTKRPYVESGWDFTNTWEIDEGNTYPQFVARPKKESDSMPSAIEINSIEQFQRIGRDKNFPLNGTYILSADLDARATATWDQGRGFEPIGAIAGRKSSLPFTGHIDGRGHVIAGLVIHRPESNGVGLFAEVGKDARIVNLGLQDISVTGKNSVGGLVGHNYGSVFSCFTNGKSIGNAYIGGLIGIQNGRVQRCYAMGSVKGDSRVGGLVGMNQGNIFESFSAADVAGSSLTGALVGRNYSSGTVAENCFWDRTVYAVNLPGDSAGRLTSELYQQATYTLKAWDFFHVWKITEGKSYPSLRVFP